From the Pangasianodon hypophthalmus isolate fPanHyp1 chromosome 17, fPanHyp1.pri, whole genome shotgun sequence genome, one window contains:
- the synj1 gene encoding synaptojanin-1 isoform X7: MAFSKGYRVYHKLDPPPYSVIVETRNREECLMFESAAVAVLSAAEKEAVKNTYTKMLDAYGILGVLRLNLGDSMLHSLVLVTGCSSVGKVQDSEVFRVTATDFISLKNDPSDEDRIAEVRKVLNSGNFYFAWSSTGVSMDLSLNAHRRIREDTSDNRFFWNQSLHLHLKHYGVNCDDWLLRLMCGGVEIRTIYAGHKQAKACVISRLSSERAGTRFNVRGTNDDGQVANFVETEQVIFLDDKVSSFIQIRGSIPLFWEQPGIQVGSHRVKLSRGFEANAPAFERHFTALRRLYGKQLIINLLGMKEGEHMLSKAFQSHLKASEHANSVKMVNFDYHQMVKGGKTEKLSTVLKPHISKFLDECGFFCYSAETGIEKCQTGTLRVNCLDCLDRTNSVQAFFSLEMLPKQLEAMGLTEKPQLVARFQEVFRTMWSVNGDSISKIYAGTGALDGKAKTGKLKDGARSVTRTIQNNFFDSSKQEAIDILRLGSTLNSDLADKARALLTTSSLYASPRVLLGMCQNHHKYTQPKKIRVCVGTWNVNGGKQFRSIAFRNQTLNDWLLDAPKKAGHPEFQDSRTQPADIFAIGFEEMVELNAGNIVSASTTNQKLWAAELQKSISREHKYVLLASEQLVGVCLFIFIRPQHAAFIRDVAVDTVKTGMGGATGNKGGVAIRMLFHTTSICFVCSHFAAGQSQVKERNDDYNEITRKLSFPMGRLLDSHDYVFWCGDFNYRISLPNEEVKDLIRQQNWDALIAGDQLVEQKNAGQVFRGFIEGKLDFAPTYKYDLFSDDYDTSEKCRTPAWTDRVLWKRRKWDFQKTAEELELSVVGAPVDEEDQHLWSPGELKYYSRAELKTSDHRPVVAIIDVDILEVDPEARHQVYKEVIALQGPPDGTVLVSLCSSGPDDYFDDALIDELLDKFANFGEVILIRFVEEKMWVTFLEGYSALAALSLSASTVMGKTIDIRLKSPGWIKSLEEEMSVERICGSIPTSASSTLLAEDNDMGDEFDMEGDVDEEVENILPQHLQPGAGMDVGISPAPSPRSSPCPSPTHGEPAPPCRPSRAPPRTAGPPQVTPLDSQVVGASASQGLEPKRPPPPRPNAPPARPAPPQRPPPPSGQKSPALPRADVAGRGQPTGAPSSSRPNIPPRAGVISVPPQSRPPPPAHPGAPRPIAEVHPGAPRPTLDNHPGAPRPVPDAQNKPAELPLAPPPSLPGPMRPQMVSPMQPQATSPIRPPMQAQLPPPMVPTLPPPMVPTLPPPMVPTVAAPLQPQPAATSTGAAMAPQPGLASPKPPPRSRSSHALPPEAAPAPAPAPESQTNGTNGIQREAQLKMDPLAPLTSDLFSSTSWLNSQPLSRSSSHHSSFHSSTSSRSLNSTPVPLFPQSNPMQTLDPMPALLAPPTPSRSRSQETLPVSPNPFLPDVQSRPNSTNPFTGTMAASQRRSLTPDFDATPGLHRAASTYGHSSTLPSSFSRPSPPALAPPPPKVQQWVTFDDDSDFQRSGKAPASTAMMKPSLLPLSASTTFQQPQSSFSTSGFDSHSNWASLTTPALPTLPPPVPGRTNAKANPRNPLIPEFTER; the protein is encoded by the exons ATGGCGTTCAGCAAAGGATATCGCGTTTATCACAAGCTGGACCCGCCACCTTACAGCGTGATTGTAGAAACAAGAAATCGCGAAGAATGCTTGATGTTTGAGTCTGCAGCTGTGGCTGTTCTGT CGGCTGCAGAGAAGGAAGCTGTCAAGAACACATACACCAAGATGCTGGATGCTTATGGCATTCTTGGGGTTCTTCGTCTTAACCTTG GGGACTCCATGCTGCACAGTTTGGTGTTAGTGACCGGTTGCAGTTCGGTGGGGAAAGTGCAAGATTCGGAAGTGTTCAGGGTCACAGCCACAGACTTCATCTCCCTGAAGAACGATCCATCAGATGAGGACAGGATTGCAGAGGTGCGAAAGGTTCTTAACTCTGGCAACTTTTATTTCGCCTGGTCGTCCACTGGAGTGAGTATGGACCTGAGTCTGAATGCACACCGCAGGATCCGAGAAGACACTTCAGACAATCGTTTCTTCTG GAATCAATCCCTGCACCTGCACCTAAAGCATTATGGTGTGAACTGTGATGACTGGCTGTTGAGGCTCATGTGTGGTGGAGTGGAGATCCGCACCATCTACGCTGGCCACAAGCAGGCCAAAGCCTGTGTCATCTCTCGCCTCAGCTCTGAGAGGGCAGGCACACGCTTCAACGTGCGTGGCACCAACGACGATGGCCAGGTGGCCAACTTCGTGGAGACCGAGCAG GTTATCTTCCTCGATGACAAAGTCTCTTCTTTCATTCAAATCCGAGGATCTATACCATTGTTCTGGGAGCAGCCAGGCATTCAG GTTGGTTCCCACCGCGTCAAGCTGTCCCGCGGTTTTGAGGCCAACGCACCGGCTTTTGAGAG GCATTTTACAGCTCTAAGGAGGCTCTATGGTAAGCAGTTGATCATTAACCTGCTGGGCATGAAAGAGGGGGAGCACATGCTCAGCAAAGCATTCCAG AGTCACCTGAAAGCCTCAGAGCACGCAAACTCTGTGAAGATGGTCAACTTTGACTACCACCAAATGGTGAAGGGAGGGAAGACGGAGAAACTCTCCACTGTGCTGAAACCACACATCAGCAAGTTCCTGGATGAATGTGGCTTCTTCTGTTACTCTGCTGAGACTGGAATTGAAAA ATGTCAGACTGGGACTCTTCGCGTCAACTGTCTGGACTGCCTGGACAGGACAAATAGTGTCCAAGCCTTCTTTTCACTTGAG ATGTTACCCAAGCAGCTGGAAGCCATGGGTCTTACAGAGAAGCCCCAGCTGGTGGCACGCTTTCAGGAGGTCTTCCGCACCATGTGGTCGGTCAACGGAGACTCGATCAGCAAGATCTATGCTGGCACAGGTGCTCTAGATGGCAAGGCTAAG ACTGGAAAGCTGAAAGATGGAGCACGCTCAGTCACCAGGACCATCCAGAACAACTTCTTTGACAGTTCAAAGCAAGAGGCTATTGATATTCTGAGGCTGGGCAGCACTCTAAACAGTGACCTGGCTGATAAAGCTAGAGCTCTCCTCACCACCAGCAGTCTGTACG CATCTCCCAGAGTGTTGCTGGGCATGTGTCAGAACcaccacaaatacacacagcctaaaaagatccgtgtgtgtgtggggacatGGAACGTCAACGGGGGCAAGCAGTTCCGTAGCATTGCGTTTCGGAATCAGACCCTCAACGACTGGCTGCTAGATGCACCAAAAAAAGCAGGTCACCCCGAGTTTCAAG ACAGCAGAACCCAGCCTGCAGACATCTTTGCCATTGGGTTCGAGGAAATGGTGGAGCTTAATGCTGGCAACATAGTCAGTGCAAG CACCACCAATCAGAAGCTGTGGGCAGCAGAGCTGCAGAAGAGCATCTCGAGGGAACATAAGTATGTGCTGCTGGCCTCAGAACAGCTGGTGGGAGTTTGCCTCTTCATCTTTATTCGGCCCCAGCATGCAGCGTTCATCAG AGATGTTGCTGTAGACACAGTCAAGACCGGAATGGGTGGCGCCACGGGGAACAAAGGGGGTGTGGCTATCCGCATGCTCTTCCACACCACCAGTATCTGCTTTGTGTGCTCACATTTCGCCGCCGGCCAGTCACAGGTCAAGGAGCGAAATGACGACTACAATGAGATCACTCGCAAGCTGTCATTCCCTAtg GGCCGTCTGCTCGACTCCCATGATTATGTGTTTTGGTGTGGGGACTTCAACTATCGCATCAGCCTGCCAAATGAAGAGGTAAAAGATCTGATCAGGCAGCAGAACTGGGATGCTCTGATTGCTGGGGACCAGCTTGTGGAACAGAAGAATGCAGGCCAG GTATTCAGGGGATTTATTGAAGGAAAGTTGGACTTTGCTCCTACCTACAAATATGACCTCTTTTCTGATGACTATGACACGAGTGAGAAATGCCGCACGCCTGCATGGACCGACCGTGTGCTCTGGAAGAGGAGAAAGTGGGACTTTCAGAAAACTG ctgaggAGTTGGAGCTGAGTGTAGTAGGAGCGCCAGTAGATGAGGAAGATCAGCACCTGTGGAGCCCTGGTGAGCTAAAGTACTACAGCAGAGCTGAGCTCAAGACCTCAGATCACAG GCCAGTGGTGGCCATAATTGATGTGGATATTCTTGAGGTGGATCCAGAAGCACGACATCAGGTGTACAAAGAAGTGATCGCCCTGCAAGGTCCACCTGATGGCACTGTCCTAGTGTCTCTGTGCAGTTCAGGGCCTGATGACTACTTCGATGATGCTCTGATAGATGAGCTGCTGGACAAGTTTGCTAACTTCGGCGAGGTCATTCTGATCAG GTTTGTGGAGGAAAAGATGTGGGTGACGTTTTTGGAAGGGTACTCTGCACTGGCTGCACTTTCACTGAGTGCCTCCACT GTGATGGGGAAAACCATAGACATCCGTCTGAAGAGCCCTGGCTGGATCAAGAGTCTGGAAGAGGAGATGAGTGTGGAGAGGATCTGTGGCAGCATCCCCACCTCCGCCAGCTCCACGCTGCTCGCCGAGGACAATGACATGGGAGACGAGTTTGATATGGAGG GCGATGTGGATGAGGAGGTGGAGAATATTCTTCCCCAGCACCTGCAACCTGGGGCTGGTATGGATGTGGGTATTTCCCCAGCACCCTCGCCCCGCTCCAGCCCGTGCCCCTCACCAACTCATGGAGAGCCCGCACCCCCCTGCAGGCCAAGCAGAGCTCCACCACGCACAGCCGGACCTCCACAAG ttACTCCTTTGGATAGTCAGGTGGTAGGAGCTTCTGCATCGCAAGGACTGGAACCAAAACGCCCCCCTCCCCCACGCCCCAATGCTCCCCCTGCCAGACCTGCACCTCCACAGCGCCCCCCACCTCCCTCAG GACAAAAAAGCCCTGCTTTACCCAGAGCAGATGTTGCTG gACGAGGCCAGCCTACTGGAGCTCCAAGCAGTTCAAGGCCG aaCATCCCTCCTAGGGCAGGTGTTATCAGTGTGCCACCACAATCTAGACCACCACCTCCTGCCCACCCTGGAGCTCCCAGACCCATAGCTGAGGTTCACCCAGGAGCCCCCCGACCCACCCTAGATAACCACCCTGGAGCCCCGAGACCTGTCCCAGATGCACAAAACAAACCAGCAGAACTCCCTCTGG CACCTCCTCCCTCATTGCCTGGGCCCATGAGGCCTCAGATGGTCTCTCCAATGCAGCCTCAGGCCACGTCCCCCATTCGGCCACCAATGCAGGCCCAGCTGCCTCCACCCATGGTACCCACGCTGCCCCCGCCCATGGTACCTACGCTTCCCCCACCTATGGTGCCAACAGTGGCAGCCCCTCTGCAGCCTCAGCCGGCTGCTACAAGCACCGGAGCAGCCATGGCACCTCAGCCTGGCCTGGCATCACCCAAACCACCACCCCGTAGCCGCTCCTCACATGCCCTGCCACCAGAggctgctcctgctcctgctcctgctcctgagtCTCAG ACGAATGGAACAAATGGAATCCAAAGAGAAGCACAATTGAAAATGGACCCCCTTGCCCCGCTCACCTCTGATCTGTTCTCCTCCACTTCCTGGTTAAACAGCCAACCCCTGTCTAGGAGTTCTTCACACCACAGCTCCTTCCACTCATCCACCAGTTCACGGTCTCTGAATTCCACTCCAGTTCCTCTGTTTCCCCAGTCTAACCCTATGCAAACCCTTGACCCCATGCCAGCTTTGCTGGCCCCGCCCACTCCTTCCCGCAGCCGCTCACAGGAAACCCTCCCAGTCTCCCCGAACCCCTTTTTGCCTGATGTCCAATCTAGACCCAACAGCACCAACCCATTTACTGGCACCATGGCAGCATCACAGCGTCGTTCACTCACACCTGACTTCGACGCCACGCCGGGCCTCCACAGAGCCGCATCCACATATGGTCACAGCTCAACTCTGCCTTCCTCCTTCTCCAGACCATCTCCACCAGCTTTAGCTCCACCTCCACCCAAAGTCCAGCAGTGGGTGACCTTTGATGACGATTCAGACTTTCAGAGGTCAGGAAAAGCTCCAGCATCAACTGCAATGATGAAACCTTCACTGCTTCCTTTGTCCGCTAGCACTACATTCCAGCAACCCCAAAGCAGCTTCTCCACCTCGGGGTTTGACTCTCACAGTAACTGGGCTTCCCTTACCACACCCGCATTGCCAACGCTGCCCCCTCCTGTGCCAGGCAGGACTAACGCTAAAGCAAATCCAAGAAACCCCCTGATCCCTGAGTTCACGGAAagataa
- the synj1 gene encoding synaptojanin-1 isoform X3 — MAFSKGYRVYHKLDPPPYSVIVETRNREECLMFESAAVAVLSAAEKEAVKNTYTKMLDAYGILGVLRLNLGDSMLHSLVLVTGCSSVGKVQDSEVFRVTATDFISLKNDPSDEDRIAEVRKVLNSGNFYFAWSSTGVSMDLSLNAHRRIREDTSDNRFFWNQSLHLHLKHYGVNCDDWLLRLMCGGVEIRTIYAGHKQAKACVISRLSSERAGTRFNVRGTNDDGQVANFVETEQVIFLDDKVSSFIQIRGSIPLFWEQPGIQVGSHRVKLSRGFEANAPAFERHFTALRRLYGKQLIINLLGMKEGEHMLSKAFQSHLKASEHANSVKMVNFDYHQMVKGGKTEKLSTVLKPHISKFLDECGFFCYSAETGIEKCQTGTLRVNCLDCLDRTNSVQAFFSLEMLPKQLEAMGLTEKPQLVARFQEVFRTMWSVNGDSISKIYAGTGALDGKAKTGKLKDGARSVTRTIQNNFFDSSKQEAIDILRLGSTLNSDLADKARALLTTSSLYASPRVLLGMCQNHHKYTQPKKIRVCVGTWNVNGGKQFRSIAFRNQTLNDWLLDAPKKAGHPEFQDSRTQPADIFAIGFEEMVELNAGNIVSASTTNQKLWAAELQKSISREHKYVLLASEQLVGVCLFIFIRPQHAAFIRDVAVDTVKTGMGGATGNKGGVAIRMLFHTTSICFVCSHFAAGQSQVKERNDDYNEITRKLSFPMGRLLDSHDYVFWCGDFNYRISLPNEEVKDLIRQQNWDALIAGDQLVEQKNAGQVFRGFIEGKLDFAPTYKYDLFSDDYDTSEKCRTPAWTDRVLWKRRKWDFQKTAEELELSVVGAPVDEEDQHLWSPGELKYYSRAELKTSDHRPVVAIIDVDILEVDPEARHQVYKEVIALQGPPDGTVLVSLCSSGPDDYFDDALIDELLDKFANFGEVILIRFVEEKMWVTFLEGYSALAALSLSASTVMGKTIDIRLKSPGWIKSLEEEMSVERICGSIPTSASSTLLAEDNDMGDEFDMEGDVDEEVENILPQHLQPGAGMDVGISPAPSPRSSPCPSPTHGEPAPPCRPSRAPPRTAGPPQGGLSPITCRREQAVTPLDSQVVGASASQGLEPKRPPPPRPNAPPARPAPPQRPPPPSGQKSPALPRADVAGRGQPTGAPSSSRPNIPPRAGVISVPPQSRPPPPAHPGAPRPIAEVHPGAPRPTLDNHPGAPRPVPDAQNKPAELPLAPPPSLPGPMRPQMVSPMQPQATSPIRPPMQAQLPPPMVPTLPPPMVPTLPPPMVPTVAAPLQPQPAATSTGAAMAPQPGLASPKPPPRSRSSHALPPEAAPAPAPAPESQTNGTNGIQREAQLKMDPLAPLTSDLFSSTSWLNSQPLSRSSSHHSSFHSSTSSRSLNSTPVPLFPQSNPMQTLDPMPALLAPPTPSRSRSQETLPVSPNPFLPDVQSRPNSTNPFTGTMAASQRRSLTPDFDATPGLHRAASTYGHSSTLPSSFSRPSPPALAPPPPKVQQWVTFDDDSDFQRSGKAPASTAMMKPSLLPLSASTTFQQPQSSFSTSGFDSHSNWASLTTPALPTLPPPVPGRTNAKANPRNPLIPEFTER; from the exons ATGGCGTTCAGCAAAGGATATCGCGTTTATCACAAGCTGGACCCGCCACCTTACAGCGTGATTGTAGAAACAAGAAATCGCGAAGAATGCTTGATGTTTGAGTCTGCAGCTGTGGCTGTTCTGT CGGCTGCAGAGAAGGAAGCTGTCAAGAACACATACACCAAGATGCTGGATGCTTATGGCATTCTTGGGGTTCTTCGTCTTAACCTTG GGGACTCCATGCTGCACAGTTTGGTGTTAGTGACCGGTTGCAGTTCGGTGGGGAAAGTGCAAGATTCGGAAGTGTTCAGGGTCACAGCCACAGACTTCATCTCCCTGAAGAACGATCCATCAGATGAGGACAGGATTGCAGAGGTGCGAAAGGTTCTTAACTCTGGCAACTTTTATTTCGCCTGGTCGTCCACTGGAGTGAGTATGGACCTGAGTCTGAATGCACACCGCAGGATCCGAGAAGACACTTCAGACAATCGTTTCTTCTG GAATCAATCCCTGCACCTGCACCTAAAGCATTATGGTGTGAACTGTGATGACTGGCTGTTGAGGCTCATGTGTGGTGGAGTGGAGATCCGCACCATCTACGCTGGCCACAAGCAGGCCAAAGCCTGTGTCATCTCTCGCCTCAGCTCTGAGAGGGCAGGCACACGCTTCAACGTGCGTGGCACCAACGACGATGGCCAGGTGGCCAACTTCGTGGAGACCGAGCAG GTTATCTTCCTCGATGACAAAGTCTCTTCTTTCATTCAAATCCGAGGATCTATACCATTGTTCTGGGAGCAGCCAGGCATTCAG GTTGGTTCCCACCGCGTCAAGCTGTCCCGCGGTTTTGAGGCCAACGCACCGGCTTTTGAGAG GCATTTTACAGCTCTAAGGAGGCTCTATGGTAAGCAGTTGATCATTAACCTGCTGGGCATGAAAGAGGGGGAGCACATGCTCAGCAAAGCATTCCAG AGTCACCTGAAAGCCTCAGAGCACGCAAACTCTGTGAAGATGGTCAACTTTGACTACCACCAAATGGTGAAGGGAGGGAAGACGGAGAAACTCTCCACTGTGCTGAAACCACACATCAGCAAGTTCCTGGATGAATGTGGCTTCTTCTGTTACTCTGCTGAGACTGGAATTGAAAA ATGTCAGACTGGGACTCTTCGCGTCAACTGTCTGGACTGCCTGGACAGGACAAATAGTGTCCAAGCCTTCTTTTCACTTGAG ATGTTACCCAAGCAGCTGGAAGCCATGGGTCTTACAGAGAAGCCCCAGCTGGTGGCACGCTTTCAGGAGGTCTTCCGCACCATGTGGTCGGTCAACGGAGACTCGATCAGCAAGATCTATGCTGGCACAGGTGCTCTAGATGGCAAGGCTAAG ACTGGAAAGCTGAAAGATGGAGCACGCTCAGTCACCAGGACCATCCAGAACAACTTCTTTGACAGTTCAAAGCAAGAGGCTATTGATATTCTGAGGCTGGGCAGCACTCTAAACAGTGACCTGGCTGATAAAGCTAGAGCTCTCCTCACCACCAGCAGTCTGTACG CATCTCCCAGAGTGTTGCTGGGCATGTGTCAGAACcaccacaaatacacacagcctaaaaagatccgtgtgtgtgtggggacatGGAACGTCAACGGGGGCAAGCAGTTCCGTAGCATTGCGTTTCGGAATCAGACCCTCAACGACTGGCTGCTAGATGCACCAAAAAAAGCAGGTCACCCCGAGTTTCAAG ACAGCAGAACCCAGCCTGCAGACATCTTTGCCATTGGGTTCGAGGAAATGGTGGAGCTTAATGCTGGCAACATAGTCAGTGCAAG CACCACCAATCAGAAGCTGTGGGCAGCAGAGCTGCAGAAGAGCATCTCGAGGGAACATAAGTATGTGCTGCTGGCCTCAGAACAGCTGGTGGGAGTTTGCCTCTTCATCTTTATTCGGCCCCAGCATGCAGCGTTCATCAG AGATGTTGCTGTAGACACAGTCAAGACCGGAATGGGTGGCGCCACGGGGAACAAAGGGGGTGTGGCTATCCGCATGCTCTTCCACACCACCAGTATCTGCTTTGTGTGCTCACATTTCGCCGCCGGCCAGTCACAGGTCAAGGAGCGAAATGACGACTACAATGAGATCACTCGCAAGCTGTCATTCCCTAtg GGCCGTCTGCTCGACTCCCATGATTATGTGTTTTGGTGTGGGGACTTCAACTATCGCATCAGCCTGCCAAATGAAGAGGTAAAAGATCTGATCAGGCAGCAGAACTGGGATGCTCTGATTGCTGGGGACCAGCTTGTGGAACAGAAGAATGCAGGCCAG GTATTCAGGGGATTTATTGAAGGAAAGTTGGACTTTGCTCCTACCTACAAATATGACCTCTTTTCTGATGACTATGACACGAGTGAGAAATGCCGCACGCCTGCATGGACCGACCGTGTGCTCTGGAAGAGGAGAAAGTGGGACTTTCAGAAAACTG ctgaggAGTTGGAGCTGAGTGTAGTAGGAGCGCCAGTAGATGAGGAAGATCAGCACCTGTGGAGCCCTGGTGAGCTAAAGTACTACAGCAGAGCTGAGCTCAAGACCTCAGATCACAG GCCAGTGGTGGCCATAATTGATGTGGATATTCTTGAGGTGGATCCAGAAGCACGACATCAGGTGTACAAAGAAGTGATCGCCCTGCAAGGTCCACCTGATGGCACTGTCCTAGTGTCTCTGTGCAGTTCAGGGCCTGATGACTACTTCGATGATGCTCTGATAGATGAGCTGCTGGACAAGTTTGCTAACTTCGGCGAGGTCATTCTGATCAG GTTTGTGGAGGAAAAGATGTGGGTGACGTTTTTGGAAGGGTACTCTGCACTGGCTGCACTTTCACTGAGTGCCTCCACT GTGATGGGGAAAACCATAGACATCCGTCTGAAGAGCCCTGGCTGGATCAAGAGTCTGGAAGAGGAGATGAGTGTGGAGAGGATCTGTGGCAGCATCCCCACCTCCGCCAGCTCCACGCTGCTCGCCGAGGACAATGACATGGGAGACGAGTTTGATATGGAGG GCGATGTGGATGAGGAGGTGGAGAATATTCTTCCCCAGCACCTGCAACCTGGGGCTGGTATGGATGTGGGTATTTCCCCAGCACCCTCGCCCCGCTCCAGCCCGTGCCCCTCACCAACTCATGGAGAGCCCGCACCCCCCTGCAGGCCAAGCAGAGCTCCACCACGCACAGCCGGACCTCCACAAG GAGGTCTCAGTCCAATCACATGTAGGAGGGAACAGGCAG ttACTCCTTTGGATAGTCAGGTGGTAGGAGCTTCTGCATCGCAAGGACTGGAACCAAAACGCCCCCCTCCCCCACGCCCCAATGCTCCCCCTGCCAGACCTGCACCTCCACAGCGCCCCCCACCTCCCTCAG GACAAAAAAGCCCTGCTTTACCCAGAGCAGATGTTGCTG gACGAGGCCAGCCTACTGGAGCTCCAAGCAGTTCAAGGCCG aaCATCCCTCCTAGGGCAGGTGTTATCAGTGTGCCACCACAATCTAGACCACCACCTCCTGCCCACCCTGGAGCTCCCAGACCCATAGCTGAGGTTCACCCAGGAGCCCCCCGACCCACCCTAGATAACCACCCTGGAGCCCCGAGACCTGTCCCAGATGCACAAAACAAACCAGCAGAACTCCCTCTGG CACCTCCTCCCTCATTGCCTGGGCCCATGAGGCCTCAGATGGTCTCTCCAATGCAGCCTCAGGCCACGTCCCCCATTCGGCCACCAATGCAGGCCCAGCTGCCTCCACCCATGGTACCCACGCTGCCCCCGCCCATGGTACCTACGCTTCCCCCACCTATGGTGCCAACAGTGGCAGCCCCTCTGCAGCCTCAGCCGGCTGCTACAAGCACCGGAGCAGCCATGGCACCTCAGCCTGGCCTGGCATCACCCAAACCACCACCCCGTAGCCGCTCCTCACATGCCCTGCCACCAGAggctgctcctgctcctgctcctgctcctgagtCTCAG ACGAATGGAACAAATGGAATCCAAAGAGAAGCACAATTGAAAATGGACCCCCTTGCCCCGCTCACCTCTGATCTGTTCTCCTCCACTTCCTGGTTAAACAGCCAACCCCTGTCTAGGAGTTCTTCACACCACAGCTCCTTCCACTCATCCACCAGTTCACGGTCTCTGAATTCCACTCCAGTTCCTCTGTTTCCCCAGTCTAACCCTATGCAAACCCTTGACCCCATGCCAGCTTTGCTGGCCCCGCCCACTCCTTCCCGCAGCCGCTCACAGGAAACCCTCCCAGTCTCCCCGAACCCCTTTTTGCCTGATGTCCAATCTAGACCCAACAGCACCAACCCATTTACTGGCACCATGGCAGCATCACAGCGTCGTTCACTCACACCTGACTTCGACGCCACGCCGGGCCTCCACAGAGCCGCATCCACATATGGTCACAGCTCAACTCTGCCTTCCTCCTTCTCCAGACCATCTCCACCAGCTTTAGCTCCACCTCCACCCAAAGTCCAGCAGTGGGTGACCTTTGATGACGATTCAGACTTTCAGAGGTCAGGAAAAGCTCCAGCATCAACTGCAATGATGAAACCTTCACTGCTTCCTTTGTCCGCTAGCACTACATTCCAGCAACCCCAAAGCAGCTTCTCCACCTCGGGGTTTGACTCTCACAGTAACTGGGCTTCCCTTACCACACCCGCATTGCCAACGCTGCCCCCTCCTGTGCCAGGCAGGACTAACGCTAAAGCAAATCCAAGAAACCCCCTGATCCCTGAGTTCACGGAAagataa